One genomic window of Candidatus Pseudobacter hemicellulosilyticus includes the following:
- a CDS encoding DUF4263 domain-containing protein yields MTIISLEKKYLNLIDSELVKEEDLHKFFVQFPIFLPLLRPYGNIVFSKFPLANNYVVDFAFAREDSPGVQWTFIEIEKPQYRQATKKGDPTKYMGHSLRQISDNDRWFNDNRSFIKENFPFKDKVLRIGMANAAFKLVIGRRAGAIDKSFLNSNQYVNYEIMSFDRLLGNITGPAIDQLKPLKVCRFSNSGITTISEFNYKKLLPVYRNLKSFALDLSPCVVAKAKVALGLPNRYVGNSKHFTKEYWEYVLRNIAAAHGNIPESNIRKTIGKYEYYLKLR; encoded by the coding sequence ATGACAATAATATCGCTCGAAAAGAAGTATCTTAACTTAATTGATTCTGAATTAGTCAAGGAGGAAGATTTACATAAGTTTTTTGTTCAATTCCCTATTTTTCTTCCTTTATTACGGCCCTATGGGAATATTGTTTTTTCTAAATTTCCCTTGGCTAACAATTATGTTGTTGATTTTGCTTTCGCTAGGGAAGATTCTCCCGGAGTTCAATGGACTTTTATTGAAATAGAAAAGCCCCAATATCGGCAAGCAACAAAGAAAGGTGATCCTACTAAATATATGGGACATAGCTTGAGACAAATATCAGATAATGATAGGTGGTTCAATGATAATAGAAGTTTCATTAAGGAGAATTTTCCATTTAAGGATAAGGTGCTAAGAATTGGAATGGCGAATGCTGCTTTTAAATTAGTTATTGGTAGGAGGGCCGGAGCGATTGATAAGTCATTTCTCAATTCTAATCAATATGTTAATTATGAAATAATGTCATTCGATCGACTTTTGGGTAATATAACTGGACCGGCCATTGACCAACTAAAGCCATTAAAGGTTTGTCGATTTTCCAATTCTGGAATTACAACAATTTCAGAGTTTAATTATAAAAAACTCTTGCCTGTTTATAGAAATTTAAAATCATTTGCACTTGATCTATCACCATGTGTGGTAGCTAAAGCAAAAGTTGCATTAGGATTACCCAACAGGTATGTTGGCAATTCCAAGCATTTTACAAAAGAATATTGGGAATACGTTTTACGAAATATAGCAGCGGCACATGGCAATATTCCAGAATCGAACATTCGAAAAACTATAGGTAAATATGAATACTATCTGAAATTACGGTAG
- the aat gene encoding leucyl/phenylalanyl-tRNA--protein transferase — MPLFALDQDLYFPPAHLAEPDGLLAVGGDLSQDRLLLAYQNGIFPWYEGKYILWWCPDPRFVLFPDELKVSKSMQQLFKKQAFEFTINKAFPEVIASCKTIPRQGQDGTWITEDVRHAYTNLHEAGYAHSAEAWHQGQLVGGLYGIRLGNVFFGESMFSKTSNASKYAFISYMQQLIREGVQLIDCQVHTAHLESLGARMISRPDFLRLLTEFI, encoded by the coding sequence ATGCCGCTTTTTGCACTCGACCAGGACCTCTATTTTCCTCCGGCACATCTGGCTGAACCCGATGGACTGCTGGCCGTTGGCGGTGATCTGTCCCAGGACCGGCTCCTGCTGGCCTACCAAAATGGTATCTTTCCCTGGTATGAAGGAAAATACATTCTCTGGTGGTGCCCAGATCCCCGTTTTGTCCTGTTCCCCGATGAACTGAAGGTCAGCAAAAGCATGCAGCAGCTTTTCAAAAAGCAGGCCTTTGAATTCACCATCAACAAAGCCTTCCCGGAAGTGATAGCCAGCTGCAAGACCATTCCCCGCCAGGGGCAGGACGGCACCTGGATAACAGAAGATGTGCGTCACGCCTACACAAACCTCCATGAAGCCGGTTATGCACATAGCGCAGAAGCCTGGCATCAGGGCCAGCTTGTAGGCGGCCTCTATGGGATCCGCCTCGGTAATGTTTTTTTCGGGGAAAGTATGTTCAGTAAAACGAGTAACGCCAGCAAATATGCGTTTATCAGCTACATGCAGCAGCTGATACGTGAAGGCGTACAGCTGATCGACTGCCAGGTACATACTGCTCACCTGGAAAGCCTCGGCGCCCGCATGATCAGCAGGCCGGATTTCTTACGGCTGCTTACTGAATTTATTTAA
- a CDS encoding exonuclease domain-containing protein yields the protein MYAIVDIETTGGYAASNDITEVAIVLHDGERVVQRYETLVRPLRAIPYFIQRLTGITDDMVAGAPGFEEVAPVIYNLLRDVVFVAHNVNFDYSFLKHHLSAAGYELDTPKICTVRLTRKVFPGLASYSLGNLCRHFGIGIENRHRAGGDADATALLFQHLLDNNALEQLKLTPKKKSAEFSLPPHLPREQVDQLPYTPGVYYFHDQKGKVIYVGKAKNLKYRVRSHFTHNGAGRQRQDFLRTIFSISFETCGTELMAFILESIEIKRLWPAYNYSQKRAEASFGLYLYEDRSGYHRLVIDKKKKNLAPIYTFNLLVEGHRLMRILIREFRLCPRLCYMQTDNSTCQGVLDATCLGACEQKEAVNNYNDRVAEALSHLEGQLPSFALVDNGQQAEQQSCILIEKGRFYGMGYVPADASVYDLDALKTYLTRYPENDYIRGLVYQHAERYPHKKRLFA from the coding sequence ATGTATGCCATTGTAGATATTGAGACTACGGGCGGGTATGCAGCCAGCAACGATATAACGGAGGTGGCTATTGTCCTGCACGACGGGGAGCGGGTGGTACAGCGCTACGAAACGCTGGTGAGGCCGCTCAGGGCCATTCCTTATTTTATCCAGCGACTGACAGGCATAACCGACGATATGGTGGCCGGAGCGCCTGGTTTTGAAGAAGTAGCGCCTGTTATCTACAATTTGCTCAGGGACGTTGTCTTTGTGGCCCACAATGTCAATTTCGACTATTCTTTCCTTAAGCATCACCTGTCAGCGGCTGGTTATGAACTGGATACCCCAAAAATTTGTACCGTCCGCCTGACCCGCAAAGTATTTCCCGGTCTGGCCTCCTATAGCCTGGGCAATCTCTGCCGGCATTTTGGGATTGGCATTGAGAACCGCCACCGGGCCGGGGGAGATGCCGATGCTACCGCCCTGTTATTCCAGCACTTACTGGATAACAATGCCCTGGAACAGCTGAAGCTGACCCCCAAAAAGAAATCGGCCGAATTCTCCCTGCCGCCACATCTGCCCAGGGAACAGGTGGACCAGCTGCCCTATACGCCCGGCGTATATTATTTCCACGATCAGAAAGGAAAGGTCATCTATGTAGGCAAGGCCAAGAACCTGAAATACAGGGTGCGCAGCCATTTTACCCATAACGGCGCCGGCCGCCAGCGGCAGGATTTCCTGCGTACCATCTTCAGCATCAGCTTTGAAACCTGCGGCACCGAACTGATGGCCTTTATCCTGGAAAGCATCGAGATCAAAAGACTATGGCCGGCCTATAACTACAGCCAGAAGCGGGCTGAGGCCAGCTTTGGCCTTTATCTATACGAGGACCGCAGCGGTTATCACCGGCTGGTGATCGACAAAAAGAAAAAGAACCTGGCGCCCATCTATACCTTCAACCTGCTGGTGGAAGGGCACCGCCTTATGCGCATCCTGATCCGCGAGTTCCGGCTTTGCCCCAGGCTCTGTTACATGCAAACGGATAACAGCACCTGCCAGGGCGTACTGGACGCCACCTGCCTTGGCGCCTGTGAGCAAAAAGAAGCAGTCAATAACTATAATGACCGGGTGGCCGAAGCCCTCAGCCACCTGGAAGGGCAGCTCCCTTCTTTTGCACTGGTAGACAATGGCCAGCAGGCCGAGCAGCAGAGCTGCATCCTGATTGAGAAAGGTCGCTTTTACGGTATGGGCTATGTGCCGGCCGATGCCTCCGTGTACGACCTGGACGCCCTGAAGACCTACCTCACCCGCTACCCGGAAAATGATTATATCCGCGGCCTGGTGTACCAGCACGCCGAACGCTATCCCCACAAAAAGAGGCTGTTTGCCTGA
- a CDS encoding RagB/SusD family nutrient uptake outer membrane protein gives MKLHTTYKALCCILAVSLSLSSCDKFLEENPYDTKIAGQFWKTAADAQSAVNGLYFGGVPYLHNIDVDGGWTPKATMWGGIMAGLYVDKRKDRTFTNASENATFNIESFTATAQKLWSEYYIGISRANFVIANIPTMTGIVDQATMDNYVAQGKFFRALAYFTLVKDFGDAPLIDAPYTSTEGIYKERTPAAEIYKFIEQDLISIADGNALPNKAFYSNGNYVTKPMAQSLLAQVYLQWAGAPLNGGADYYKKAADMALKVVTGGQHALIDPNGTTSDLNSAFNTIKTTKSSNEIIYAKEYDMTNFNVGNSYACRSIGTDAFQWKDASNTNVFRPGGDVLYNAYLPCDMLLNSYAAADIRGMEKQFFFREYTDASNVSHTLNNAGNWAWFDEAGLKAGRDGNYNMPMIRYAEILLIAAEGLARTGQEGDARTYLNQVRKRAGLADEAAAGDALIKAILTERLHEFPLEFKIWDDIRRTKLYPEADGAQSGTLKWVALTTATIQNKPDGATKVGAIPEFALLWPIPLREMQANKALKNQNPGWN, from the coding sequence ATGAAATTACATACTACTTATAAAGCTCTCTGTTGCATCCTGGCTGTATCATTATCTCTAAGCTCGTGCGACAAGTTCCTGGAAGAAAATCCTTACGACACAAAAATTGCCGGTCAGTTCTGGAAAACCGCTGCAGATGCTCAGTCAGCTGTGAACGGCCTCTATTTTGGCGGCGTCCCATATCTCCACAACATTGATGTAGATGGCGGATGGACGCCCAAGGCCACCATGTGGGGTGGTATCATGGCCGGATTGTATGTGGATAAACGTAAGGACAGGACCTTTACCAACGCTTCCGAAAATGCTACTTTCAATATAGAATCCTTTACGGCTACCGCACAGAAATTGTGGAGCGAATATTATATTGGGATCTCGCGTGCTAACTTCGTTATCGCCAATATACCTACTATGACCGGCATCGTAGACCAGGCTACCATGGATAACTATGTAGCACAGGGTAAATTCTTCCGCGCACTGGCCTATTTCACGCTGGTGAAGGATTTTGGCGATGCCCCGCTCATCGACGCTCCTTATACTTCCACGGAAGGCATTTATAAGGAACGTACTCCTGCAGCAGAGATCTACAAGTTCATAGAACAGGACCTGATCAGCATTGCAGACGGAAACGCCCTGCCCAATAAAGCATTTTACAGCAATGGGAACTACGTTACCAAGCCTATGGCACAGTCACTGCTGGCACAGGTATACCTTCAGTGGGCAGGCGCCCCATTGAACGGCGGAGCCGATTATTACAAAAAGGCAGCAGATATGGCACTGAAAGTAGTGACCGGCGGACAACATGCGCTGATAGATCCTAACGGAACAACCAGCGACCTCAATTCCGCTTTCAACACCATTAAAACAACAAAGTCGTCCAATGAGATCATCTATGCCAAAGAGTATGACATGACCAATTTCAATGTCGGTAACTCTTACGCCTGCCGCTCTATCGGCACCGATGCATTCCAATGGAAAGACGCCAGCAACACAAACGTTTTCCGTCCTGGTGGCGATGTGCTGTACAACGCTTACCTGCCCTGCGACATGCTGCTGAACAGTTATGCCGCTGCCGATATCCGCGGTATGGAAAAACAATTCTTCTTCCGCGAATACACCGATGCTTCCAACGTTTCACACACATTGAACAACGCAGGCAACTGGGCCTGGTTTGATGAAGCAGGTTTAAAAGCCGGTCGCGATGGCAACTATAATATGCCGATGATCCGTTATGCAGAGATCCTCCTCATTGCAGCTGAGGGTCTGGCGCGTACAGGTCAGGAAGGCGATGCCAGGACTTACCTGAACCAGGTACGCAAACGCGCCGGGCTGGCCGACGAAGCAGCTGCCGGCGATGCGCTGATTAAGGCTATTCTGACAGAACGCCTGCATGAGTTTCCGCTGGAATTCAAGATCTGGGATGATATCCGCCGCACAAAGCTGTATCCCGAAGCAGACGGGGCCCAATCCGGTACATTAAAATGGGTAGCGCTTACTACCGCCACCATTCAAAACAAGCCTGATGGCGCCACCAAGGTGGGTGCTATCCCTGAATTTGCGCTGCTGTGGCCTATCCCACTGCGTGAAATGCAGGCCAATAAGGCACTGAAAAACCAGAATCCGGGCTGGAACTAA
- a CDS encoding valine--tRNA ligase, whose amino-acid sequence MELSKNYHPGSTEDKWYRHWKEKRYFNSQPDHRPAFTVVIPPPNVTGVLHMGHTLNETVQDILVRKARMSGFNACWVPGSDHASIATEAKVVQMLDKEKGIKKADLSRDEFLKYAFEWKEKYGNIIYHQIEKLGCSVDWDRVSFTMDPDYYKAVIKVFADLYNKGLIYRGARMINWDPAAKTALSDEEVEYKEVQGKLYYVKYKVAGKDDEYVSIATQRPETIMGDTGVCVNPTDERYAHLKGQQLIVPLVNRPVPVIFDEYVDKEFGTGALKVTPAHDINDYNLGLKHNLGIIDTLNEDGTLSQAAEILVGMDRFKARKEVVKLLAEQDLLLKEEDYTTRLGFSQRTSAVVEPRISTQWFVAMRSLADKALEAVTSGQVRIHPGDKFMATYKYWLENVKDWCISRQLWWGQRIPAWYDDKGNCVVAETEYEALHIYKAKYGELSAEEGRLWQDEDVLDTWFSSWLWPMEVFKGITQPGNKDINYYYPTSVLVTGQDIIFFWVARMIMAGMEYMDLKPFSDVYFTGMVRDKQGRKMSKQLGNSPDLLELIEKFGADAVRFGIMISSPAGNDLLFDDSSPEQGRNFNNKIWNALKLVKLWEERVVDKPADSDGEFAIRWFSNRLHEAKAEVEKLYKDFKLSEALKTLYSLIWDDFCSWYLEWVKPAYVKNAAGETEGAAAMETIAGNMTTGDALAQLGAAAATADTGISKEVYEKTVEFFSELMQLLHPFMPFITEEIYHLLAERTDDLCVKQFTVPQAADAGILEQGQLLKDVISGIRDARNKNQLKPKDLVKLYIQTSNQETYTIIQPILSRQSNLESAEFVKETIPNTIAVVIGKDKFCIGTEKQLDPAQHREELQKDLKYLQGFLAAVEKKLGNERFVQNAKPDVVALEQQKKADALAKMKIIEESLAAL is encoded by the coding sequence ATGGAATTAAGCAAGAATTATCATCCTGGCTCCACAGAGGACAAATGGTACCGTCACTGGAAAGAGAAACGCTATTTCAACAGCCAGCCTGACCACCGGCCGGCATTCACCGTGGTGATCCCGCCGCCCAATGTAACCGGCGTGCTGCATATGGGACATACCCTCAACGAGACTGTCCAGGATATCCTGGTCCGTAAAGCCCGGATGAGCGGGTTCAACGCCTGCTGGGTGCCCGGCAGCGACCATGCCTCCATTGCCACAGAAGCCAAAGTAGTACAGATGCTGGATAAAGAGAAAGGCATCAAAAAAGCCGATCTCAGTCGCGATGAATTCCTCAAATACGCTTTTGAGTGGAAAGAGAAATACGGTAATATCATTTACCACCAGATTGAAAAGCTGGGCTGCAGTGTAGACTGGGACCGGGTCTCCTTTACTATGGACCCCGATTACTACAAGGCCGTTATCAAGGTCTTTGCAGACCTCTACAATAAAGGGCTGATCTACCGCGGCGCCCGTATGATCAACTGGGACCCCGCCGCCAAAACCGCCCTCAGCGATGAGGAAGTGGAATACAAGGAAGTACAGGGTAAACTGTACTACGTGAAATACAAGGTGGCCGGTAAGGACGATGAATACGTCAGCATCGCTACCCAGCGCCCGGAGACCATCATGGGTGATACCGGCGTCTGCGTGAACCCCACCGACGAACGATATGCACACCTCAAAGGACAGCAACTGATCGTTCCCCTGGTCAACCGCCCCGTTCCCGTGATCTTTGATGAATACGTGGACAAGGAATTTGGTACCGGCGCCCTCAAAGTAACGCCCGCCCACGATATCAACGACTATAACCTGGGTCTCAAACATAACCTGGGCATTATTGACACCCTCAATGAGGACGGCACCCTCAGCCAGGCCGCCGAGATACTGGTAGGCATGGACCGGTTCAAAGCCCGGAAAGAAGTGGTGAAGCTGCTGGCCGAACAGGACCTGCTGCTCAAAGAAGAGGATTATACGACCCGCCTCGGTTTCTCCCAGCGCACCAGCGCCGTGGTAGAACCCCGGATCTCCACGCAATGGTTTGTAGCCATGCGCTCCCTGGCAGATAAAGCCCTGGAAGCTGTTACCAGCGGCCAGGTGCGTATCCACCCCGGCGATAAGTTCATGGCCACCTACAAATACTGGCTGGAGAACGTGAAGGACTGGTGTATCAGCCGCCAGCTCTGGTGGGGCCAGCGGATCCCCGCCTGGTATGACGACAAAGGCAATTGCGTAGTGGCCGAAACTGAATACGAGGCCCTGCATATCTATAAAGCCAAGTATGGCGAGCTGTCCGCCGAAGAAGGCAGGCTCTGGCAGGATGAAGACGTACTGGATACCTGGTTCTCTTCCTGGCTCTGGCCCATGGAAGTGTTCAAAGGCATCACCCAGCCCGGCAACAAGGATATCAATTACTATTACCCCACTTCAGTGCTGGTAACAGGACAGGATATCATCTTCTTCTGGGTAGCGCGCATGATCATGGCCGGCATGGAATATATGGACCTGAAACCTTTCAGCGACGTGTATTTCACAGGTATGGTGCGCGACAAGCAAGGCCGTAAAATGAGTAAGCAGCTCGGCAATTCGCCCGATCTGCTGGAACTGATCGAGAAATTTGGCGCCGATGCCGTACGCTTCGGGATCATGATCTCCTCCCCCGCCGGGAACGACCTGCTTTTTGACGACAGCAGCCCCGAACAGGGCCGCAATTTCAATAACAAGATCTGGAACGCCCTGAAACTGGTGAAACTGTGGGAAGAACGCGTGGTGGACAAACCGGCCGACAGTGACGGTGAATTCGCCATCCGCTGGTTCAGCAACAGGCTGCACGAGGCCAAGGCCGAAGTGGAAAAACTTTACAAGGATTTCAAACTGAGCGAAGCCCTCAAAACGCTCTATTCACTGATATGGGATGATTTCTGCAGCTGGTACCTGGAATGGGTAAAACCTGCCTACGTGAAAAACGCAGCAGGAGAAACCGAAGGCGCAGCAGCAATGGAGACCATTGCCGGCAATATGACCACCGGTGATGCCCTGGCGCAGTTAGGCGCTGCCGCAGCTACCGCCGACACCGGTATCAGCAAAGAAGTGTATGAGAAAACTGTTGAATTCTTCTCCGAACTGATGCAGTTACTCCATCCCTTCATGCCCTTCATTACGGAAGAGATCTATCACCTGCTGGCCGAAAGGACAGACGATCTCTGCGTAAAGCAATTCACCGTCCCCCAGGCCGCCGATGCCGGTATCCTGGAGCAGGGACAATTGCTGAAGGATGTGATCTCCGGCATCCGCGATGCCCGGAACAAGAACCAGCTGAAACCGAAAGACCTGGTGAAGCTGTATATCCAGACCAGCAACCAGGAAACCTATACCATTATCCAGCCCATCCTCAGCAGGCAATCCAACCTGGAATCTGCCGAGTTTGTGAAGGAAACTATTCCCAATACCATTGCCGTGGTGATCGGGAAGGACAAGTTCTGCATTGGCACCGAAAAGCAGCTGGACCCCGCGCAGCATCGAGAAGAACTGCAGAAGGACCTTAAATACCTGCAGGGATTCCTGGCCGCCGTGGAGAAGAAGCTGGGCAACGAGCGTTTTGTACAGAATGCCAAACCCGATGTGGTGGCGCTGGAACAGCAAAAGAAAGCTGACGCCCTGGCCAAGATGAAGATCATCGAGGAAAGCCTGGCGGCTTTGTAA
- a CDS encoding alpha/beta hydrolase-fold protein: MERQLSSWYSPSLNKEMPIATYGHFGFALLLVPTAAADYLEYERFQLIESLRPFIQSGLVKIFSIDSINMESWMNPGITGKHQIIRQQQWNAYVYEEVVPYIRQHTSADTEIITCGASFGALHSANLFFKRPDLFNGCIAMSGVYELTEYTRGYFDEDVYFNSPMHYMPNLTDHTILEQIRQSRHIHLFSGSGAHEDPDSARRFAGILYGKGIHYELDIWGSEWRHDWPTWRAMLPHYLGTRF, translated from the coding sequence ATGGAGCGACAGCTCAGTTCCTGGTACAGCCCTTCCCTCAATAAGGAAATGCCGATAGCCACCTATGGCCATTTCGGTTTTGCCCTGCTCCTGGTGCCTACGGCCGCGGCCGATTACCTGGAGTATGAGCGTTTTCAGCTGATAGAGTCCTTACGTCCTTTCATTCAAAGCGGACTGGTGAAGATATTTTCCATAGACAGCATCAATATGGAGAGCTGGATGAACCCGGGCATAACGGGTAAGCACCAGATCATCCGGCAACAGCAGTGGAACGCTTATGTCTATGAGGAAGTAGTGCCGTATATCCGTCAGCATACCAGTGCTGATACGGAGATCATCACCTGCGGCGCCTCTTTCGGCGCACTGCATAGCGCCAACCTGTTCTTTAAGCGGCCCGACCTGTTCAACGGTTGTATTGCCATGAGTGGTGTGTATGAGCTGACGGAATATACCCGCGGCTATTTTGATGAGGATGTGTATTTCAACAGCCCCATGCATTATATGCCTAACCTGACCGATCATACTATCCTGGAACAGATCCGCCAGAGCCGGCATATCCATCTGTTCTCCGGCAGCGGGGCGCATGAAGACCCGGATTCTGCCCGTCGCTTTGCAGGGATACTGTATGGTAAGGGCATCCATTATGAGCTGGATATCTGGGGCAGTGAATGGCGGCACGACTGGCCCACCTGGCGCGCCATGCTGCCGCATTACCTGGGTACGCGGTTCTGA
- a CDS encoding ATP-dependent Clp protease adaptor ClpS, with product MAFDGPTRPYEEDDVDVLTDAEEPCTLIVWNDEVNTFEWVIQTLMEVCGHSAEQAEQCAYIIHFKGKYAVKNGSYEALKPECDAITERGIGATIEVVPA from the coding sequence ATGGCATTTGACGGACCTACAAGGCCTTACGAAGAGGATGACGTTGATGTGCTCACCGATGCGGAAGAGCCCTGCACCCTGATTGTGTGGAATGATGAGGTCAATACCTTTGAATGGGTGATCCAGACCCTCATGGAAGTCTGCGGGCACAGTGCTGAGCAGGCAGAGCAATGCGCCTATATTATCCACTTCAAAGGAAAATATGCCGTTAAGAACGGCTCCTACGAAGCCCTGAAACCGGAATGTGACGCCATCACCGAACGCGGCATCGGCGCCACTATTGAAGTGGTGCCTGCTTAA